The genomic interval TCGATAGTCCTGTCGCGAGGTTCATTCTGCAGCCCATTGTGGAAAATGCCGTCTGTCATGGCCTTGACGATAACGGCAAGCTGGAGATCAACATCTCGGCTGATGAAAAGGCGCAGATGGTGCGCATTATAATCCGTGATGATGGCAAAGGACTGAGTCTTGAGACGCTTGCTTTGCTGCAGCGCGACACGCCGGATCAGCAGCAGACGGGTTGGGGAATTGGACTTCGTTATGTCAGGTCTATGCTGGAATCATCTTATGGCTATAAAGCTCGTATGAGTATAGAAAGCACTCCAAATCAAGGCACAACGGTTACTTTAACCCTTCCTTTTCTCCATCATAGAAAGGAGAGAGCGATTTGATTCGTGTATTAATTGTTGATGATGACAAGCTAGCACGCAAAGGTTTGATTTCGATTATGCCTTGGTCCAATCACGATATGGTTGTTGTTGGAGAAGCGGCGAACGGCGCGAAGGCGCTGGAGTTTATGGAAAGTTATGAGGTGGACCTCATATTCGTAGATCTCTCGATGCCTGTCATGTCAGGTATGGAGCTGCTTCAAGTCACACGGCAAAGATTTCCGGACCTGCGTTCCGTTATTTTATCTTTTCACGAAGAGTTTGAGATTGTGCAAACGGCTTATCGCATGGGTGTGCTCGATTATATTTCCAAGGTGCGCCTGGAATCAGAGGATGATGAGCAAATATTGAAACGAATTCAGCAGAAAATGACAGGAGAAATGATACCTCTTTCTGCCAAGACTCCTGCGCAATCAGCGCCTAAACATGGCCCTGAGCAAAACCTGGAGGAAGAAGAGTGGTGCAGGCTGGAGCAGGAGTGGCGCTCACACTACTGGCTTTATAATGAATCGGTTTTTCAGCGGTTATGTAAACAGACTATAGAAGCTAAGGTTTCTTTTCGCCGTCTGGAAGGGTTATTTATGCGTGTGCTGTCACAAATTGAGCCCGTTATTCTACTCGCTGCAGAGCTCCGGTCTGATGCCGATGACGTCCGGTCTGCGGTTGAATGGATGCGCGATTACAGGAAACGTGTTTATGCGCAGGTTGCTTCATCCTCCGATTTTACCAATACGACAAC from Paenibacillus sp. FSL K6-3182 carries:
- a CDS encoding response regulator, translating into MIRVLIVDDDKLARKGLISIMPWSNHDMVVVGEAANGAKALEFMESYEVDLIFVDLSMPVMSGMELLQVTRQRFPDLRSVILSFHEEFEIVQTAYRMGVLDYISKVRLESEDDEQILKRIQQKMTGEMIPLSAKTPAQSAPKHGPEQNLEEEEWCRLEQEWRSHYWLYNESVFQRLCKQTIEAKVSFRRLEGLFMRVLSQIEPVILLAAELRSDADDVRSAVEWMRDYRKRVYAQVASSSDFTNTTTSILKAVLFICEKASNTLHAEDVADHVHMSRSYFSQCFKKLTGSTFNEYLRQERIRAAERLLCETNQSIAWVAHAVGYNDSKYFSQLFHEQTRLLPSEFRAQFHKGDE